A stretch of Arthrobacter sp. NEB 688 DNA encodes these proteins:
- the ppgK gene encoding polyphosphate--glucose phosphotransferase, translated as MTTGHPLGIDVGGSGIKGAPVDLESGTFAQKRLRIDTPAVSTPEAVCDVIAQVVDHFDEVRSDSPIGVTIPGVVQHGVVKTAANIDKSWIGCEIEKLLEDRLQHDVVVVNDADAAGVGELNYGAAKGHDGLVVLTTLGTGIGTAIFNEGVLVPNSELGHLEIDGHDAETRAASSAKTREDLSYAEWAERLQRYYRVLEDLIWPDLIVVGGGVSKDSDEFLPLLDIRTPIVPAVLRNKAGIIGAAVLATASQRRHGRHTG; from the coding sequence ATGACCACCGGACACCCCCTCGGCATCGACGTCGGCGGCAGCGGCATCAAGGGCGCTCCCGTCGACCTCGAGTCCGGCACCTTCGCCCAGAAGCGGCTGCGCATCGACACCCCGGCGGTCTCGACCCCCGAGGCCGTCTGCGACGTCATCGCGCAGGTCGTCGACCACTTCGACGAGGTCCGCAGCGACTCCCCCATCGGCGTGACGATCCCCGGCGTCGTCCAGCACGGCGTCGTCAAGACGGCGGCGAACATCGACAAGTCGTGGATCGGCTGCGAGATCGAGAAGCTCCTCGAGGACCGCCTCCAGCACGACGTCGTCGTCGTCAACGACGCGGACGCCGCGGGCGTCGGCGAGCTGAACTACGGCGCGGCGAAGGGGCACGACGGCCTCGTCGTCCTCACGACGCTCGGCACCGGCATCGGCACCGCCATCTTCAACGAGGGTGTGCTGGTGCCGAACTCGGAGCTCGGCCACCTCGAGATCGACGGCCACGACGCCGAGACGCGGGCGGCCAGCTCGGCCAAGACGCGCGAGGACCTCAGCTACGCCGAGTGGGCCGAGCGCCTCCAGCGCTACTACCGCGTCCTCGAGGACCTGATCTGGCCGGACCTCATCGTCGTCGGCGGCGGCGTCTCCAAGGACTCCGACGAGTTCCTGCCGCTCCTCGACATCCGCACCCCGATCGTCCCGGCGGTCCTGCGCAACAAGGCCGGCATCATCGGCGCCGCGGTGCTCGCGACGGCCAGCCAGCGCCGCCACGGTCGCCACACCGGCTGA
- a CDS encoding anthrone oxygenase family protein, with translation MTGTGWVLVVASVTVAANAGVFVAFSTFVMRALGDLPAADAVRAMQSVNRRAPTPAFMALLVGSTVLAVVGAVAALVSGGRVVPAVAGAVLAVVAFAVTGVVNVPLNDRLEAADPADGDRAWSAYAGPWTRANHARAALGLLAALLLAVAAVPA, from the coding sequence GTGACCGGGACGGGGTGGGTCCTGGTCGTCGCGTCCGTGACGGTCGCGGCGAACGCCGGCGTCTTCGTCGCCTTCTCGACGTTCGTCATGCGCGCGCTCGGCGACCTGCCCGCGGCCGACGCGGTCCGGGCGATGCAGTCCGTCAACCGCCGCGCGCCCACCCCGGCCTTCATGGCGCTGCTCGTCGGCTCGACCGTGCTCGCCGTCGTCGGCGCGGTGGCGGCGCTCGTCTCCGGGGGTCGGGTCGTGCCGGCGGTCGCGGGCGCGGTGCTGGCCGTCGTGGCCTTCGCGGTCACCGGTGTCGTCAACGTGCCGCTCAACGACCGGCTGGAGGCCGCCGACCCCGCGGACGGCGACCGCGCGTGGTCGGCCTACGCCGGCCCGTGGACGCGCGCGAACCACGCGCGCGCCGCGCTGGGGCTGCTGGCCGCCCTCCTGCTCGCCGTGGCCGCCGTCCCCGCCTGA
- a CDS encoding MBL fold metallo-hydrolase: MRITHLGHACLLVESAGTRLLIDPGTFADDLTGVRDLDAVLVTHQHPDHLDLDRVPALLGANPRALVLADPGSVEALAGAGIEAQGHDGPTRVGEVTVTPVGEVHALIHDDVPRIPNVGVRLDADGEPSLFHPGDALDADPGPVDVLAFPLQAPWARSRDMTAFLRRHAAPHAVPVHDGLLQPRGRALYLGQAGQLGSPDTRIHDLAGAGATEFRAGE, translated from the coding sequence ATGCGGATCACCCACCTCGGCCACGCCTGCCTCCTCGTCGAGTCCGCGGGCACCCGCCTGCTCATCGACCCCGGCACCTTCGCCGACGACCTCACCGGCGTCCGCGACCTCGACGCCGTGCTCGTGACGCACCAGCACCCGGACCACCTCGACCTCGACCGGGTCCCCGCGCTGCTCGGGGCCAACCCGCGCGCGCTCGTCCTCGCCGACCCGGGCAGCGTCGAGGCCCTCGCGGGCGCCGGCATCGAGGCGCAGGGCCATGACGGCCCGACGCGCGTCGGCGAGGTCACCGTCACGCCGGTCGGCGAGGTGCACGCCCTCATCCACGACGACGTGCCCCGCATCCCCAACGTCGGGGTGCGGCTCGACGCCGACGGCGAGCCCTCGCTCTTCCACCCGGGTGACGCCCTCGACGCCGACCCCGGTCCGGTCGACGTGCTGGCCTTCCCGCTGCAGGCTCCGTGGGCGCGCAGCCGCGACATGACCGCCTTCCTGCGCCGGCACGCGGCGCCCCACGCCGTCCCGGTCCACGACGGGCTCCTCCAGCCGCGCGGGCGCGCCCTCTACCTCGGCCAGGCCGGGCAGCTCGGCAGCCCCGACACCCGCATCCACGACCTCGCCGGGGCGGGCGCGACGGAGTTCCGCGCGGGGGAGTAG
- a CDS encoding B12-binding domain-containing protein has product MPGDPAIDLGLARERVMAATRELDGGAVRDVLLDALLVSGVDDTVTGVIMPVLKEVGDDWEAGRLGVVHEHFVSSAFRGVLGELRLPVSGPQARTVVLACPPRELHDLPLELFGAMLHARWWRVVSLGANSPMAAIGEAARFLRADAVVLAGVRRTAFDARMPSLVRLARSVPLFVAGEGAKALTDCPPEVSVLPDDLVAAADLVDARVPRQAEDAAATSGSRRDDDAEPALG; this is encoded by the coding sequence GTGCCCGGTGACCCGGCGATCGACCTCGGTCTCGCGCGAGAGCGCGTCATGGCCGCGACCCGCGAGCTCGACGGCGGCGCGGTCCGCGACGTGCTGCTCGACGCGCTGCTCGTCTCGGGGGTCGACGACACGGTGACCGGCGTGATCATGCCGGTGCTCAAGGAGGTCGGTGACGACTGGGAGGCCGGGCGCCTCGGCGTCGTCCACGAGCACTTCGTCTCCAGCGCCTTCCGCGGCGTCCTCGGGGAGCTGCGCCTGCCGGTCTCGGGGCCGCAGGCACGCACGGTCGTCCTCGCCTGCCCCCCGCGCGAGCTGCACGACCTGCCGCTCGAGCTCTTCGGCGCGATGCTCCACGCCCGGTGGTGGCGCGTGGTGAGCCTCGGCGCCAACTCCCCGATGGCCGCCATCGGCGAGGCCGCGCGCTTCCTGCGGGCCGACGCCGTCGTCCTCGCCGGCGTGCGCCGCACCGCCTTCGACGCGCGGATGCCCTCGCTCGTGCGCCTCGCGCGCTCGGTCCCCCTCTTCGTGGCGGGGGAGGGCGCCAAGGCGCTCACCGACTGCCCGCCCGAGGTGTCGGTCCTGCCGGACGACCTCGTCGCGGCCGCCGACCTCGTCGACGCGCGCGTGCCCCGCCAGGCCGAGGACGCCGCCGCCACGTCGGGCTCCCGACGCGACGACGACGCGGAGCCCGCGCTGGGCTGA
- a CDS encoding RNB domain-containing ribonuclease codes for MPHPRVVLRPTDADTPRTVEQALRDRFAAVRAELGLDGPYPADALAEAERVAAEAPRDGRPDETDVPYVTLDPPGSMDLDQALHIERDGAGHRVRYAIADVPLFVRPGGALDRVTRERGQTVYCPDERVPLHPPVLSEAAASLLPGETRPAFVWDLRLDGDGVLTGSQVRRAMVRSRARLDYAGVQADVDAGTAQEVLVLLREVGERRIAQERARGGASLPMPEQQVSERPDGGFTLEFRPPVASEEWNAQLSLLTGMAAASMMLEGGVGILRTMPAPTDEAVARFRRAARGLRVDWPEGMSYGDLVRGLDRTDPHHLALIHEATSLFRGASYTAFDGEPPAEREHAAVAAPYAHVTAPLRRLVDRFGLVVCEALCRGAEVPAEVRAALPEVPGLMTASDRTARAAERACADATEAAVLSGRVGERFDAVVVDHLEKGMEVQLVDLPVLAKVTGDRAALGSSVSVRLEAADVAAGRVTFVHDR; via the coding sequence ATGCCGCATCCCAGGGTCGTTCTGCGGCCGACCGACGCCGACACCCCGCGCACCGTCGAGCAGGCCCTCCGGGACCGGTTCGCAGCAGTCCGCGCCGAGCTCGGTCTCGACGGCCCCTACCCCGCCGACGCCCTCGCCGAGGCCGAGCGCGTGGCGGCCGAGGCCCCCCGCGACGGGCGCCCGGACGAGACCGACGTCCCCTACGTCACGCTCGACCCGCCCGGCTCGATGGACCTCGACCAGGCCCTGCACATCGAGCGCGACGGCGCCGGCCACCGCGTGCGGTACGCCATCGCCGACGTCCCGCTCTTCGTGCGGCCGGGCGGGGCGCTCGACCGCGTGACGCGCGAGCGCGGCCAGACCGTCTACTGCCCGGACGAGCGCGTGCCGCTGCACCCGCCGGTGCTGTCCGAGGCCGCCGCGAGCCTCCTGCCCGGCGAGACCCGGCCGGCCTTCGTCTGGGACCTGCGCCTCGACGGCGACGGCGTGCTGACCGGCTCGCAGGTGCGCCGCGCGATGGTCCGCAGCCGGGCCCGGCTCGACTACGCCGGGGTCCAGGCCGACGTCGACGCCGGCACCGCGCAGGAGGTGCTCGTCCTCCTGCGCGAGGTGGGGGAGCGACGCATCGCCCAGGAGCGGGCCCGCGGGGGCGCGAGCCTGCCGATGCCCGAGCAGCAGGTGAGCGAGCGCCCCGACGGCGGCTTCACGCTCGAGTTCCGGCCGCCGGTCGCCTCCGAGGAGTGGAACGCCCAGCTGAGCCTCCTGACGGGGATGGCGGCCGCCTCGATGATGCTCGAGGGCGGCGTCGGCATCCTGCGGACGATGCCCGCGCCGACCGACGAGGCGGTCGCGCGCTTCCGTCGGGCCGCCCGCGGCCTGCGCGTCGACTGGCCCGAGGGGATGTCCTACGGCGACCTCGTGCGCGGCCTGGACCGCACCGACCCGCACCACCTCGCGCTCATCCACGAGGCGACCTCGCTCTTCCGCGGGGCCTCGTACACCGCGTTCGACGGCGAGCCGCCGGCCGAGCGCGAGCACGCCGCCGTCGCCGCCCCGTACGCGCACGTCACGGCCCCGCTGCGCCGCCTCGTCGACCGCTTCGGGCTCGTCGTCTGCGAGGCGCTGTGCCGTGGCGCCGAGGTCCCCGCGGAGGTCAGGGCGGCGCTGCCCGAGGTCCCCGGCCTGATGACCGCCTCCGACCGCACGGCGCGGGCGGCCGAGCGGGCCTGCGCCGACGCCACCGAGGCGGCCGTGCTCTCGGGGCGGGTGGGCGAGCGCTTCGACGCCGTCGTCGTCGACCACCTCGAGAAGGGGATGGAGGTCCAGCTCGTCGACCTCCCCGTCCTCGCGAAGGTCACCGGCGACCGGGCGGCCCTCGGCTCGAGCGTGTCGGTGCGTCTCGAGGCGGCGGACGTCGCGGCGGGTCGCGTCACCTTCGTCCACGACCGCTAG
- the map gene encoding type I methionyl aminopeptidase, whose protein sequence is MPLTHASVAPGTVSPRRDVPVGIARPEYVDRPAPQQYTGPEVKDAETIERMRVAGRIAADAMAAAAAVIAPGVTTDEIDRVGHAYLLDHGAYPSTLGYRGFPKSLCTSVNEVVCHGIPDDRRLEDGDVVNIDITAFVDGVHGDTDATYLVGDVDEESRLLVERTHEAMMRGIRAARPGREINVIGRVIESYAKRFGYGVVRDFTGHGIGTAFHSGLIVPHYDAAPSYDTVIEPGMTFTVEPMLNLGTHEWEMWDDGWTVVTKDRRRSAQFEHTVLITEDGPEILTLGGAA, encoded by the coding sequence ATGCCCCTGACCCATGCCAGCGTGGCCCCCGGCACGGTGTCGCCGCGCCGCGACGTCCCCGTCGGCATCGCCCGGCCCGAGTACGTCGACCGCCCTGCCCCGCAGCAGTACACGGGGCCCGAGGTCAAGGACGCGGAGACGATCGAGCGGATGCGGGTCGCCGGGCGCATCGCCGCCGACGCGATGGCTGCGGCCGCCGCCGTCATCGCGCCGGGCGTCACCACCGACGAGATCGACCGCGTCGGGCACGCGTACCTGCTCGACCACGGGGCCTACCCCTCGACCCTCGGCTACCGCGGCTTCCCGAAGTCGCTGTGCACCTCGGTCAACGAGGTCGTCTGCCACGGCATCCCGGACGACCGTCGGCTCGAGGACGGCGACGTCGTCAACATCGACATCACCGCGTTCGTCGACGGCGTCCACGGCGACACCGATGCCACCTACCTCGTCGGCGACGTCGACGAGGAGTCGCGCCTGCTCGTCGAGCGCACGCACGAGGCGATGATGCGCGGCATCCGCGCCGCGCGCCCCGGCCGCGAGATCAACGTCATCGGCCGGGTCATCGAGTCTTACGCCAAGCGCTTCGGCTACGGGGTGGTGCGCGACTTCACCGGCCACGGCATCGGCACCGCGTTCCACAGCGGCCTGATCGTCCCCCACTACGACGCGGCCCCCTCCTACGACACCGTCATCGAGCCCGGGATGACCTTCACGGTCGAGCCGATGCTCAACCTCGGCACCCACGAGTGGGAGATGTGGGACGACGGGTGGACGGTCGTGACGAAGGACCGCCGTCGTTCGGCACAGTTCGAGCACACCGTCCTCATCACCGAGGACGGCCCCGAGATCCTCACGCTGGGAGGCGCAGCATGA